Within Candidatus Krumholzibacteriia bacterium, the genomic segment GTCATTCGGCACCCACTTCTTCCAGGACCTGGTGGAGGCGGACATCCGCTATCTCCCGCTCTATCCGGATGACGAGGGCATCATCTTCGACGAGAACTTCCTGCGGCGGGCCCGGAACACGCTGCCGAAGATCCTCCCCGAGTTCTCGGAACTGGAAGACGTGGTGCGCGTGATCGACGTGCCCGCCGAGACCGACGGAAGGGTGCTGCAGGTGCTGCTCAACGCGGATCTGGACGAGGCGGTCGGTGTCCTGGGCACACCGGCGCCGCCCAGGGACAGGGCGCGGCGCGACGATTACCTGGTGGCGGAGACCGGGGAGGATCACTGGCGCTGGCGCCTGCGCATGGCGGAACGCATTGCCGCCCATCTCGACCGCAAGCGCTTCCCGGTGCGGGCGATGTACGTGTTTGGCAGCGCCAAGAACGCCACCGCGGGACCGGCCAGCGACCTCGACCTCATCGTGCACTTCGACGGCGACGATCGCAAGCGCGAGGAACTGTCGCTGTGGCTGGACGGCTGGAGCAAATCGCTGGCCGAGATGAACTACATGCGCACCGGCTACCAGGTGGACGGCCTGCTCGACGTACACTTCGTCACCGACGAGGACATCAAGCAGCAGAGCAGCTTCGCCGCCAAGATCAACGCGGTCACCGACGCCGCCCGCGAGCTGGCGCTGCCACCCCTCTCCTGAACGTTGCCGGCTACAGCAGCAGGCGCTCCGCGTCCGCCGGTTTCTCCAGGTCGAACTGGACCAGGGCCAGCTCGGGGCCGTCGTGGGCGGCGCTGAAGAGGTGCGTCTCTCCGATACGGTCGCGCCAGCTTCCGGTCAGGCGCGCGGACTCGTGGATGTGGCCGTGCAGGGTGACGAGCGGCTGTTTCTCCTCGATGAAACGCCGCACCGCGATGCTACCCACGTGCACGTCCAGTGGCACGCCGTCGATTGCCCTGCCATCCAGCGCGGCGCGGTCCAGCCGGGTCTCGTGGGGCGGCGTGTGGAAGAGCCACACCGCGCGCTGCATGCTCCGGTTCTCCGCCAGCGAATTGATGTCCTCGCTGATGGTCGCGTAGCGGATCTTCTCCGGTGCCACCGCCACGGTGCGGAAACCCTCCTCGGGCGACAGGCACCCGTGGGGCGTGTAGCGCGACACGTCGTACACCTCCCAGTCCTTGAGACCGAAGGGCGTGGGCGGCACGCACGCGTAGCCGTACACGTCGTACCCGGCGAGTTCCACGCGGCGATCATGGATGTAGTGCCACAGGCCGCGCCCGGTGAGCGCGGCGCACGCCGGCTCCTCGGTGCGCGGGTCGTCGTTGCCCAGGACGACGAAGATGGGCGGATAGTCCGCCTGCATGTTCGTTCGCAGTGACTCGAGGCGGGGAGCCAGGACGGTCCCGATGAAGTCTGCGTCGTGGAACGCGTGGGGCAGGAGGTCGCCGCCGAGAAAGACGGCGGCGGGGCGCCGGGTATCGATTTCGCGGAGGAGTTTCTCGTAGCGATCGAGCCGCCCGTGGAGGTCGGATGCAAACAGGCAGCGTGTCACGTTGATCCCGCCATGGCTGGCACCCATGCTCCCACATAACCGCGCGCGTTGCACCTCCTTCCTGCGCCGGGCGGCAAAGCCAGTCGCGGCGTCATTGCTCGGAACTCGCTATACGTGATATGCTTACCACCGT encodes:
- a CDS encoding metallophosphoesterase — encoded protein: MGASHGGINVTRCLFASDLHGRLDRYEKLLREIDTRRPAAVFLGGDLLPHAFHDADFIGTVLAPRLESLRTNMQADYPPIFVVLGNDDPRTEEPACAALTGRGLWHYIHDRRVELAGYDVYGYACVPPTPFGLKDWEVYDVSRYTPHGCLSPEEGFRTVAVAPEKIRYATISEDINSLAENRSMQRAVWLFHTPPHETRLDRAALDGRAIDGVPLDVHVGSIAVRRFIEEKQPLVTLHGHIHESARLTGSWRDRIGETHLFSAAHDGPELALVQFDLEKPADAERLLL